In Microbacterium sp. SLBN-146, one genomic interval encodes:
- a CDS encoding ThiF family adenylyltransferase: MPLPPLVDPVATLDVDEAVRTSRHRVLAGFGDIAQRRLAAAHVAVVGAGGLGSPVVLALAAGGVGTLTIIDDDTVELSNLQRQILHRVADVGSPKVDSAVRAASELSPTTHVRTVSERITARSAERILAGAHVVIDGTDTFETREAVASATEALGIPLVWGVVQEFHAQVTVFWSRPTGGAAAVRLADLYPSDSTGDVPTCAQVGVLGSLCLQTGGVLATEAIKLLTGVGDPLLGRVLVIDALRARVDEIPLRTSTEGAMTDAAAEPSSVVAAPLPDVPHLDAAATRAAQAAGVSLIDVREPAETAEGVIPGVVEIPLATLLADPTLAGAGPVVVVCRAGQRAQRAAVALLGAGISASVLRGGMDAWDEPLQARSRS; the protein is encoded by the coding sequence ATGCCGCTCCCGCCGCTCGTTGACCCCGTCGCGACGCTCGATGTCGACGAAGCCGTCCGCACCTCGCGACACCGCGTGCTCGCCGGCTTCGGCGACATCGCACAGCGTCGGCTGGCCGCCGCGCACGTCGCCGTCGTGGGAGCGGGCGGCCTCGGCTCACCCGTCGTCCTGGCGCTCGCTGCCGGGGGCGTGGGAACCCTCACGATCATCGACGACGACACCGTCGAACTGTCGAACCTGCAGCGACAGATCCTGCACCGCGTCGCCGATGTCGGCTCTCCCAAGGTCGACTCCGCCGTCCGCGCGGCGAGCGAGCTCTCTCCGACGACGCACGTGCGCACGGTGTCGGAGCGGATCACGGCCCGGTCGGCTGAGCGCATCCTCGCCGGCGCGCACGTCGTGATCGACGGCACCGACACGTTCGAGACACGCGAAGCCGTGGCATCCGCGACCGAAGCACTGGGCATCCCGCTCGTGTGGGGCGTCGTGCAGGAGTTCCACGCGCAGGTCACGGTGTTCTGGTCGCGTCCGACCGGCGGCGCGGCCGCCGTTCGTCTCGCCGACCTGTACCCCTCCGATTCGACGGGCGATGTGCCGACGTGCGCGCAGGTGGGCGTCCTCGGATCACTCTGCCTCCAGACGGGGGGCGTCCTTGCCACCGAGGCGATCAAGCTCCTCACGGGTGTCGGCGACCCGCTCCTCGGGCGGGTCCTCGTCATCGATGCCCTTCGCGCACGCGTCGACGAGATTCCGCTCCGCACCTCGACAGAAGGCGCGATGACGGATGCCGCGGCGGAACCGTCATCCGTTGTCGCCGCTCCCCTGCCGGACGTCCCCCACCTCGATGCGGCCGCGACGCGGGCGGCACAGGCGGCGGGCGTCAGCCTCATCGATGTGCGGGAACCGGCGGAGACCGCGGAGGGCGTCATCCCCGGCGTCGTCGAGATCCCGCTCGCGACGCTCCTCGCCGACCCGACACTCGCGGGCGCGGGCCCCGTCGTCGTGGTCTGCCGGGCGGGTCAGCGCGCGCAGCGCGCCGCCGTGGCGCTGCTCGGCGCCGGCATCTCGGCATCCGTCCTCCGGGGCGGAATGGATGCGTGGGACGAGCCGCTCCAGGCGCGGAGCCGCTCATGA